TAAAGCGCTTTTGTTTCCAACAAAAATGGATTTCGAATCATTAACCCTTGTTTCATTCGATTAATGGCGAATGCCAAGTGGTCAGTGAGCGCGATGTGAATGTTTTCGTTCAATGGCATGCCAGCTCTTTCACGAATGACTTCAACTACTGAAATCAGCATTTTTATCGTTTCCTCGTCAATTGTCGATAGAAGTTGTTTGTATTGCGCTTGTTTTTCAGGATCGTTCAATACAAACATTTTTTCCACTTGTCCATGATTTATCGATTCGCCGACTTTTTTCCCGAACCCGATTCCGCTTCCGATTAACACAACTTCATTACCGTCGAGGTCAGACGCGATCAAGACGTTATTATTCAATGATTTTTGTACTTCATATTTTTTCATGACTAATCCCCTATAATTTTCTATCTCTATAATACCATTTATCTTTCCGGATGGTACTTGGATGAAGTAATAACAATAATTAAGAAGCATAGAATTGTAGAAGCCTAAAATTACTTACTGCTCTGTAAATTTCTTGAATCTAGAAGGAGTTGTTGTATTTGTCTTCATTCATCCGCGGAACAGCCGTCTTAATGGTTGCTGTATTTATGTCCAAACTATTAGGGTTTGTATTCCGAATTCAGTTTATGCGCATTGCGGGCGAAGAAGCTGTCGGTATTTATATGACAGCCTATCCCGCATTTATCTTTTTTCTATCTCTTGTGCAACTCGGTATACCGGTTGCAATTGCAAAAGTGATTGCTGAACATAAAGCAAAAGGCGAACTCGATAAAATTTCAGCTGTTATGAAAACAGCTGTTTTTATGACTTTTTTAACAGCTATTGTTTTTATACCAGCATCCATCGCATTTGTTCCTTATTTAGCGGGCACATTATTGGGAAATCCAGCATCCGCATCGGCGTTATATGCAGGAATCGCGATTGTTCCGATTGCAGCGATCGGCGGATTAATACGCGGATATTTTCAAGGCATTACACGCATCGAAGAAACAGCCTGGTCACAAATCATTGAACAATTTTTCCGCATTCTATTAATTACGTACATGTTGCCTTTTATTCTTTCACCCGACAACATGGCAATGAATGCTGCGTATGCGATGTTTATTACGATGCTAGCAGAAATTACTTCCGTTCTCTATTTATTATTTAAGTATCGCCAACATCGAAAACGAAAAGCAAACGAGAAAATCGAGAAAAAACCAAAACGCTATCCCTTTGAACCGATTCTTGAAATCGCGTTGCCCTCGTCTGGTAGCCGATTATTCGGGACGTTCACTTGGTTTTTAGAACCGATCATTTTTTTACGTGCGCTTTCAATGTCAGGAATTACAGCGATTGCCGCTACTTCTTTGTATGGAATCATTTCAGGTGTGCTCATTCCGCTATTACTATTCCCGGCTTTTATACCGTACGCATTATCTATCGTTTTAGTACCGGCAGTGAGCGGAGCCGCAGCTTCTAGTAATAAGAAAAAATTAAAGGAACGCATTCATTTAGCACTTCGTTTATCGGCAATTACCGGAACTTTTGCGGCGGCTGTATTTTTCGTGCATGGACAGGTGCTTGCAGAAAAATTGTTTCGCATTACAGAAGGCGGATCTTATATGACGATATTGGCACCCGTGTTTTTCTTTTATTATATCCAAGGTCCTTTATACTCGATTTTACAATCGACTGGGGATG
This genomic window from Sporosarcina sp. Marseille-Q4063 contains:
- a CDS encoding polysaccharide biosynthesis protein, giving the protein MSSFIRGTAVLMVAVFMSKLLGFVFRIQFMRIAGEEAVGIYMTAYPAFIFFLSLVQLGIPVAIAKVIAEHKAKGELDKISAVMKTAVFMTFLTAIVFIPASIAFVPYLAGTLLGNPASASALYAGIAIVPIAAIGGLIRGYFQGITRIEETAWSQIIEQFFRILLITYMLPFILSPDNMAMNAAYAMFITMLAEITSVLYLLFKYRQHRKRKANEKIEKKPKRYPFEPILEIALPSSGSRLFGTFTWFLEPIIFLRALSMSGITAIAATSLYGIISGVLIPLLLFPAFIPYALSIVLVPAVSGAAASSNKKKLKERIHLALRLSAITGTFAAAVFFVHGQVLAEKLFRITEGGSYMTILAPVFFFYYIQGPLYSILQSTGDAKAGMMNSVYGGIAKLAVMFVLASQPGIQETGAVLAIGFGVLITSFLHIATLRKNKATATGFTMFALPYFSFVMTAIMRPIFIPLGKFGLITDCLITTLFLTVILILTRQLRMNDFMLFKKLLKRSY